A portion of the Blastopirellula sediminis genome contains these proteins:
- a CDS encoding 3-keto-disaccharide hydrolase, whose amino-acid sequence MTWCPLAILIALAVFPAVLTAAEPMEPRDKVIHPFNGVDLEGFVPYLRPVDRAAARDAYSVKDGAIRISGEGMGYLATADAYKNYHLKIEYKWGERTDGSKYVRNSGILLHANGPDGNAKGIWMASIEVQLAQGCEGDFILIRGDDEAGKPIPVALFSSVTKGKDGRPRWDPSGERTAYTNRQFWWSDHQVGFEELKDTRGEKDVASPLGEWTLVECICRDDTITVKINGRIVNKCDCVTPSAGKILLENESNEIYFRNFEICPLPEAAAAENGD is encoded by the coding sequence ATGACCTGGTGTCCACTTGCCATCCTGATCGCCTTGGCCGTTTTTCCAGCGGTCCTAACAGCGGCCGAACCGATGGAGCCGCGCGACAAGGTCATCCATCCTTTCAATGGCGTCGATTTGGAAGGGTTTGTCCCTTATCTTCGGCCTGTCGATCGAGCTGCGGCGCGAGACGCCTACTCGGTGAAAGATGGCGCCATCCGCATCTCAGGCGAAGGAATGGGGTACCTGGCGACCGCTGACGCCTACAAGAATTACCACTTGAAGATCGAATACAAATGGGGAGAGCGAACGGACGGCAGCAAGTATGTTCGCAATTCCGGAATTCTACTGCACGCCAATGGACCTGACGGCAACGCGAAGGGAATCTGGATGGCCTCGATCGAAGTGCAACTCGCCCAGGGGTGCGAAGGGGATTTTATCCTGATCCGCGGCGACGACGAAGCAGGCAAACCGATTCCGGTCGCGCTGTTCAGTAGCGTGACGAAAGGGAAAGACGGCCGGCCGCGCTGGGATCCTAGCGGCGAGCGAACAGCGTATACGAATCGGCAGTTCTGGTGGTCGGATCATCAGGTTGGGTTTGAAGAGCTGAAAGATACGCGGGGAGAAAAGGATGTCGCGAGCCCGCTTGGCGAATGGACGCTCGTCGAGTGCATCTGCCGGGACGATACGATCACCGTGAAAATCAATGGACGCATCGTGAACAAATGCGACTGCGTGACGCCCTCGGCAGGGAAGATCTTGCTGGAAAACGAGTCGAACGAAATCTACTTCCGAAACTTTGAAATCTGTCCCTTGCCGGAAGCGGCCGCGGCGGAAAACGGGGATTAA
- a CDS encoding L-fucose/L-arabinose isomerase family protein yields MPHAQPSVLLVASGDSRLSANQTCWPAQQELEQKLAAAVEKLGRRIERAHPVSADGHGFIDSQKQGMEIFRSLDPDAPLIVAEAVWQYSHHVLAGLISHRGPILTVANWSGQWPGLVGMLNLNGSLTKAGVNYSTLWSVDFTDDYFTSRLKTWLETGKCDHPLDHVAPLDPSWIPEKEETLGKKLAHQLIREKAIMGVFDEGCMGMFNAIIPDHLLHPVGVFKERLSQSALVAEMEEVTDIEANEVFAWYEDNGMRFHFGPDEAQDLTELQVMQQCRMYIAAVRMADHFGCETIGIQYQQGLKDMTPASDLVEGTLNSTARPPVYDRRGQRELFFKRSIPHFNEVDECAGLDAILIQRLHRELGEPVETTLHDLRWGCPDESGTTDQYVWVFEISGSAPAEHLGGWSQCHGYRQPPMYFPKGGSTLAGVSRPGEIVWSRIYVADNALHIDLGRGEAITLPEAETQRRLDSTTPVWPIMHGVTYGVSRDQMMAKHKANHIQVAYASDAASADRAMWARAAMAAALGMQVNLCGTNKEGVRWNGAK; encoded by the coding sequence ATGCCCCACGCGCAACCGTCGGTTCTGCTCGTCGCCAGCGGCGATTCTCGTCTCTCGGCCAACCAAACTTGTTGGCCCGCCCAACAAGAGCTGGAACAAAAACTAGCCGCCGCCGTCGAAAAACTCGGCCGCCGCATCGAGCGCGCCCATCCGGTTAGCGCCGATGGGCATGGCTTTATCGATAGTCAAAAGCAAGGGATGGAGATCTTTCGCTCCCTCGATCCCGATGCGCCCCTGATCGTCGCCGAGGCGGTCTGGCAATACTCGCACCATGTGTTGGCCGGGCTGATCAGTCATCGTGGCCCGATCCTGACCGTCGCCAACTGGTCTGGCCAATGGCCCGGCCTGGTCGGCATGCTCAACCTGAACGGCTCGCTCACCAAGGCCGGGGTCAACTACTCGACCTTATGGAGCGTCGACTTCACCGACGACTACTTCACCAGTCGCTTGAAAACCTGGCTCGAAACCGGCAAGTGCGATCACCCGCTCGATCACGTCGCGCCGCTCGATCCCAGTTGGATTCCGGAGAAAGAGGAGACGCTCGGCAAGAAACTGGCGCACCAGCTGATTCGCGAAAAAGCGATCATGGGGGTCTTTGACGAAGGATGCATGGGGATGTTCAACGCGATCATTCCCGACCATCTTCTTCACCCGGTCGGCGTCTTTAAAGAACGGCTCAGCCAGTCGGCGCTCGTCGCCGAAATGGAAGAGGTAACCGACATTGAAGCGAATGAGGTCTTCGCGTGGTACGAAGACAACGGCATGCGGTTTCATTTTGGCCCGGACGAGGCGCAAGATCTGACCGAACTGCAAGTGATGCAGCAATGCCGCATGTATATCGCCGCCGTCCGCATGGCTGATCACTTTGGCTGCGAGACGATCGGCATTCAGTACCAGCAGGGGCTCAAAGATATGACCCCGGCCAGCGACCTGGTCGAAGGAACCCTTAACAGCACCGCGCGGCCGCCGGTTTATGATCGCCGCGGCCAGCGTGAGCTCTTCTTCAAACGCAGCATTCCTCACTTCAACGAAGTCGACGAATGCGCCGGCCTCGACGCGATCCTGATTCAGCGTCTCCACCGCGAGCTGGGCGAACCGGTCGAAACGACGCTGCACGATTTGCGCTGGGGCTGTCCCGACGAGTCGGGCACGACCGACCAATATGTCTGGGTCTTCGAGATCTCCGGCTCGGCGCCGGCCGAGCATCTCGGCGGCTGGAGCCAGTGCCATGGCTATCGTCAGCCGCCCATGTATTTTCCGAAGGGAGGGTCGACGCTCGCCGGCGTTTCTCGCCCCGGCGAAATCGTCTGGTCCCGGATCTACGTCGCCGACAACGCCCTCCACATCGATCTCGGCCGCGGCGAAGCGATTACGCTGCCAGAAGCCGAGACGCAACGCCGTTTAGACTCGACCACTCCGGTCTGGCCGATCATGCACGGCGTTACCTACGGCGTCAGTCGCGACCAGATGATGGCCAAGCACAAGGCCAACCACATTCAGGTCGCCTACGCGAGCGATGCCGCGTCCGCCGACCGTGCGATGTGGGCTCGCGCCGCAATGGCTGCTGCCCTCGGCATGCAGGTCAACTTGTGCGGCACGAACAAAGAGGGCGTCCGCTGGAATGGAGCCAAGTAA
- a CDS encoding FGGY-family carbohydrate kinase, with protein sequence MNDRYYIGVDVGTGSARAGLFDSHGTLKGSATQAIATYRPQANFVQQSSTNIWQSVCQCVRQAIAAANVDPAKIRGIGFDATCSLVVTDAEGRPVTVSPDGDDDQNVIVWMDHRATDQAARINGGGHEVLKYVGNVISPEMETPKLLWLKENLPASWRRGQKFFDLPDYLTYRATGDETRSLCSTVCKWTYLGHEEVDGADQPGRWDAYYFRAIGLEDLADENFARIGRRVRAMGESISPGVTPSAAAELGVPAGTAVGVSIIDAHAGGIGMIGACLENEEVNLDRRLALIGGTSSCHMAVSQEPRYIQGIWGPYYSAMVPGMWLTEGGQSATGALVDFVVENHGASAQLRQLSTETGKSVYEILNERLTALSTDRKVPASLTRELHVSPYFHGNRSPWADPTLRGMISGLTMSASLDDLARLYLAVIQAIAYGTRHIIEVMNRAGYRIDTIFACGGGVKNPIFLREHADITQCRIVLPQESESVLLGSAMLGAVASGDHSNLLSAMAAMSGVSRVLEPTSGPTAAYHQAKYEVFQRMHDDQLAYRELMKPDIS encoded by the coding sequence ATGAACGACCGCTACTACATCGGCGTCGACGTCGGAACAGGCAGCGCCCGGGCAGGGCTCTTCGACAGCCACGGCACGCTAAAAGGTTCCGCCACCCAGGCGATCGCCACCTATCGCCCGCAGGCCAACTTTGTCCAGCAGTCCTCCACCAACATTTGGCAGTCGGTTTGCCAATGCGTGCGTCAGGCGATCGCCGCCGCGAACGTCGATCCGGCAAAGATCCGCGGCATCGGATTTGACGCAACTTGTTCGCTCGTCGTCACTGATGCCGAAGGCCGTCCGGTCACGGTCAGCCCCGACGGCGACGACGATCAAAACGTCATCGTCTGGATGGATCACCGCGCCACCGATCAGGCCGCCCGGATCAACGGCGGCGGTCACGAAGTGCTGAAGTACGTCGGCAACGTCATCTCGCCGGAGATGGAAACGCCGAAGCTCCTTTGGCTGAAAGAAAACTTGCCTGCGAGTTGGCGCCGCGGCCAAAAGTTTTTCGATCTTCCCGACTACCTCACTTATCGCGCGACCGGCGACGAGACTCGCTCTCTCTGCAGCACCGTCTGCAAGTGGACTTACCTCGGCCATGAAGAGGTCGATGGCGCCGATCAGCCTGGCCGCTGGGACGCCTACTACTTCCGCGCGATCGGACTCGAAGATTTAGCCGACGAAAACTTCGCCCGCATCGGCCGCCGCGTTCGCGCGATGGGAGAATCAATTTCGCCCGGCGTCACGCCGTCGGCCGCCGCAGAGCTTGGCGTTCCGGCCGGAACCGCCGTCGGCGTGTCGATCATCGACGCCCATGCTGGCGGTATCGGCATGATCGGCGCCTGTCTGGAGAACGAAGAAGTCAATCTCGATCGGCGTCTCGCGTTGATCGGCGGAACTTCCAGCTGTCACATGGCGGTCTCGCAGGAGCCGCGCTATATCCAAGGAATCTGGGGACCGTATTATTCGGCGATGGTCCCCGGCATGTGGCTGACCGAAGGAGGCCAATCGGCGACCGGCGCGCTCGTTGACTTCGTCGTCGAAAACCATGGCGCCTCCGCTCAGCTGCGACAGCTGTCGACGGAAACCGGCAAGTCGGTCTATGAGATCTTGAACGAGCGGCTCACTGCCCTCTCGACCGATCGCAAAGTCCCGGCCTCCCTGACTCGCGAACTGCATGTTTCTCCCTACTTCCACGGCAATCGCTCGCCTTGGGCGGATCCCACGCTCCGCGGCATGATCTCTGGGCTCACGATGTCGGCGTCGCTTGACGACTTGGCGCGGCTTTACCTGGCCGTGATTCAGGCGATCGCCTACGGCACGCGGCATATCATCGAAGTGATGAATCGCGCGGGATACCGCATCGACACGATCTTCGCGTGCGGCGGCGGCGTGAAAAACCCGATCTTCCTCCGCGAACATGCCGACATCACCCAGTGCCGGATCGTCCTGCCGCAAGAAAGCGAATCAGTCCTCCTCGGCAGCGCCATGCTCGGCGCCGTCGCCTCCGGCGATCACTCAAACCTCCTCTCCGCGATGGCCGCAATGAGCGGAGTCAGCCGAGTCTTGGAACCAACCTCCGGCCCAACCGCGGCGTACCACCAAGCGAAGTACGAAGTCTTCCAGCGAATGCACGACGATCAGTTGGCGTATCGTGAGCTGATGAAGCCCGACATCTCCTAA
- a CDS encoding dihydrodipicolinate synthase family protein, whose protein sequence is MSKFHGIIPPLVTPLLGNDQLDHAGLERLLEHVIEGGVHGLFILGSTGEAPSLSYRLRREVIDAVCRQTAGRFPVLVGVTDTAFIESIALAQHAADAGAAAVVLSTPYYFPAGQTELSSYVRNIVAELPLPLMLYNMPALTKVWFEIETLEKLSDLEGIVGLKDSSGDLDYFGKATGLKRLRPDWSVLIGPEALLPEAMQLGGDGGVNGGANVLPRLFVECYEAIVAGDSVKQAELHRRIVEFQRIYEVGKYASKYIKATKCCLSLLKICDDCMAQPFHKFHAPEREKIAKILQELDIPVVQG, encoded by the coding sequence ATGTCGAAGTTTCATGGAATCATTCCGCCCCTGGTGACGCCGCTTTTGGGGAACGATCAGCTCGACCACGCAGGCCTCGAGCGATTGCTCGAGCATGTGATCGAAGGAGGCGTCCATGGACTCTTCATTCTCGGCAGCACCGGCGAAGCGCCGAGTCTCAGCTATCGCTTGCGGCGCGAAGTGATCGACGCCGTTTGTCGTCAGACCGCGGGTCGCTTCCCGGTCTTGGTCGGCGTTACCGATACGGCCTTCATCGAGTCGATCGCGCTGGCCCAACATGCGGCCGACGCCGGCGCCGCGGCAGTCGTCTTGTCGACTCCTTATTACTTTCCGGCGGGTCAAACGGAACTCTCTTCCTACGTCCGCAACATCGTCGCCGAGTTGCCGCTTCCGCTGATGCTTTACAACATGCCGGCGCTCACCAAAGTTTGGTTCGAGATCGAGACGCTCGAAAAGCTGAGCGACCTGGAAGGGATCGTCGGGCTGAAAGATAGCAGCGGCGATCTCGACTATTTCGGCAAAGCGACCGGCCTGAAGCGGCTTCGTCCCGATTGGTCGGTCTTGATCGGTCCCGAAGCGCTGCTTCCCGAAGCGATGCAGCTCGGCGGAGACGGGGGCGTTAACGGCGGCGCCAATGTCTTACCGCGGCTCTTCGTCGAATGTTACGAGGCGATCGTCGCCGGCGACAGCGTCAAGCAAGCCGAGCTTCATCGCCGCATTGTCGAGTTCCAGCGGATTTACGAAGTCGGCAAATATGCGTCGAAATACATCAAAGCGACCAAGTGTTGTTTATCGCTGCTGAAAATCTGCGATGATTGCATGGCGCAACCGTTTCACAAGTTCCATGCCCCGGAACGTGAAAAGATCGCCAAGATTCTGCAGGAACTAGATATCCCCGTCGTTCAAGGTTGA
- a CDS encoding Gfo/Idh/MocA family protein — MQEYPTSRPSTENGRRQFLKTAGLAATGAALLSSVSPVHAAGDDRLKVGLVGCGGRGTGAALQALTADQNVQLTAMADMFQPRLDDSLRSLSVRTEVASKIDVPKERQFIGFDAYKELIASDVDVVLLATPPHFRPMHLKAAIEAGKHVFAEKPVAVDAPGVRSVLESCELAKRKGLSVVSGLCIRYDQGFQEGIERIHDGAIGEAHTIFADDYRGPIWVKTREASWTDMHWQMHNWYYFTWLSGDFNVEQHVHYLDVCAWVLNDYPVKAIGMGGRQVRTDEMYGNIYDHHSVVYEYASGARVVSNCRQQKGCKNRMGAVVQGSRGTAQLSEKGIAIEGDSSWAFTEKAKSMYQVEHDELFASIRAGKPRNDGNYMANSTMMAIMGRMATYTGQEVSWDQAFGSKQDLSPAAYEWGDAPEVIIAQPGITKLI, encoded by the coding sequence ATGCAGGAATACCCAACGAGTCGGCCTTCTACGGAAAATGGCCGACGACAATTCTTGAAGACCGCCGGTCTGGCGGCGACCGGCGCGGCGCTGCTATCGTCCGTCAGTCCGGTGCATGCGGCCGGCGACGATCGGCTGAAGGTCGGCTTGGTCGGTTGCGGCGGCCGCGGAACTGGCGCGGCGCTGCAAGCGTTGACGGCGGACCAAAACGTCCAGCTGACGGCGATGGCCGACATGTTTCAGCCGCGGCTGGATGATTCGCTCCGTTCCCTTTCGGTGCGGACCGAAGTAGCGAGCAAGATCGACGTTCCCAAAGAACGGCAATTCATTGGGTTCGACGCCTACAAAGAGTTGATCGCCAGCGATGTTGACGTCGTGCTGTTGGCGACCCCGCCCCATTTCCGGCCGATGCATTTGAAAGCGGCGATCGAAGCCGGCAAGCATGTCTTTGCCGAAAAGCCGGTGGCGGTCGACGCACCTGGCGTTCGTTCGGTGCTGGAGAGCTGCGAGCTGGCGAAACGGAAAGGTCTGTCGGTCGTTTCGGGGCTCTGCATCCGCTACGACCAAGGCTTTCAAGAAGGAATCGAGCGGATCCATGACGGCGCGATCGGCGAGGCGCACACGATTTTCGCCGACGACTATCGGGGACCGATTTGGGTGAAGACGCGCGAGGCGTCGTGGACCGACATGCATTGGCAGATGCACAACTGGTACTACTTCACGTGGCTCTCGGGAGACTTTAACGTCGAGCAGCATGTGCATTACCTGGACGTTTGCGCGTGGGTGCTGAACGACTATCCGGTGAAGGCGATCGGCATGGGAGGGCGACAAGTACGCACTGACGAAATGTATGGCAACATCTACGACCATCACAGCGTCGTCTACGAATATGCCAGCGGCGCGCGCGTCGTCAGCAATTGCCGGCAGCAAAAGGGATGCAAGAATCGGATGGGCGCCGTCGTGCAAGGCTCGCGGGGGACCGCTCAGCTCTCGGAAAAGGGGATTGCGATCGAAGGGGATTCGTCCTGGGCTTTCACGGAAAAGGCGAAAAGCATGTACCAGGTCGAGCATGACGAACTCTTCGCCAGCATTCGCGCAGGCAAGCCGCGAAACGACGGCAACTACATGGCCAACAGCACGATGATGGCGATCATGGGACGGATGGCGACTTATACTGGGCAAGAGGTCAGTTGGGACCAGGCGTTCGGTTCCAAACAAGATCTTTCTCCCGCCGCGTACGAATGGGGAGACGCGCCGGAGGTGATCATCGCTCAGCCGGGGATTACCAAGTTGATTTAA
- a CDS encoding sugar phosphate isomerase/epimerase family protein, producing MTPLETNDDLRRRDFLRLLTGAAAAAGTLQVGLETARSDSDLGEPTKFQIACMTLPYSRFPLRRALTGIQGAGFEFVAWGVSHQEGEGKERTPVLREDAPLADAKSLARQCRDMGLSPVMMFSTVYPERENGLELLTHRIRQASAAEIPQVLTFGHTEGGGRDLWIERLKKLGPIASDHGVMLVIKQHGGDTGTGQACAEIVREVDEPNIRVNYDAGNVMDYLNVDPIPDIGKCADVVHSFCIKDHRNWPVDQDCGPGLGEIDHYRLLHPVARTGRLMPLCCENIFAPLMPQPQRPEELDKLAERARIFLETVVAGLKQVNS from the coding sequence ATGACGCCACTCGAAACGAACGACGATCTGCGCCGACGCGACTTCTTGCGTTTGCTGACTGGCGCCGCGGCGGCGGCCGGAACGCTGCAAGTCGGCTTGGAAACCGCGCGATCAGATTCGGACTTGGGGGAGCCGACCAAGTTTCAGATCGCTTGTATGACGCTTCCCTATTCCCGTTTTCCACTGCGACGCGCGCTGACCGGCATCCAGGGAGCGGGTTTTGAGTTCGTCGCGTGGGGCGTGTCGCATCAGGAAGGGGAGGGAAAGGAGCGCACGCCGGTGTTGCGCGAAGACGCTCCCCTGGCCGACGCCAAGAGCTTGGCGCGTCAGTGTCGCGACATGGGGCTCTCGCCGGTGATGATGTTTTCGACGGTCTATCCGGAGCGAGAGAACGGGCTGGAGCTCTTGACGCATCGGATTCGCCAGGCGTCGGCGGCGGAGATCCCTCAAGTCTTGACGTTTGGTCATACCGAGGGAGGCGGTCGCGACCTCTGGATCGAGCGGCTGAAGAAGCTGGGCCCGATCGCGAGCGACCATGGAGTGATGCTGGTCATTAAACAGCATGGCGGCGATACCGGAACCGGTCAGGCCTGTGCCGAGATCGTGCGTGAAGTCGATGAGCCGAACATTCGCGTGAACTATGACGCCGGCAACGTGATGGACTATTTGAACGTCGATCCGATTCCGGATATCGGCAAGTGTGCCGACGTCGTGCATAGCTTCTGCATCAAGGACCATCGCAATTGGCCTGTCGACCAGGACTGCGGGCCAGGGCTGGGGGAAATCGATCACTATCGTTTGTTGCATCCCGTCGCGCGAACGGGACGTCTGATGCCGCTCTGTTGCGAAAACATCTTCGCTCCCCTGATGCCGCAACCGCAACGTCCGGAAGAGCTGGATAAGCTGGCCGAGCGGGCTCGCATCTTCCTAGAGACCGTCGTGGCGGGCCTCAAGCAGGTAAACTCCTAA